A single region of the Variovorax paradoxus genome encodes:
- a CDS encoding urease subunit gamma, which translates to MELTPREKDKLLIFTAALLAERRKARGLKLNYPEAVALISAAVMEGARDGKSVAALMSEGRTVLTRADVMDGIAEMIPDIQVEATFPDGTKLVTVHQPIV; encoded by the coding sequence ATGGAACTGACCCCGCGCGAAAAAGACAAGCTGCTGATCTTCACCGCAGCATTGCTGGCCGAACGCCGCAAGGCGCGGGGCCTGAAGCTCAACTACCCGGAAGCCGTCGCGCTGATTTCCGCTGCCGTAATGGAAGGCGCGCGCGACGGAAAGAGCGTCGCGGCGCTCATGAGCGAAGGCCGCACCGTGCTCACCCGCGCCGACGTGATGGACGGCATCGCCGAGATGATTCCGGACATCCAGGTGGAAGCCACTTTCCCCGACGGCACCAAGCTGGTCACCGTCCACCAACCCATCGTCTGA
- a CDS encoding HupE/UreJ family protein yields MRHNASKTLALLAMLLPLAASAHTGADGGVHHGFATGFLHPLTGADHLAAMVAVGLWSALAARRAWPDLLWAPLAFAGMLLAGALMGLAGMQLPAVEPMSAASLLVLGLLVATRIHLPAAAAAAVVGVFAVFHGVAHGQELASEQGAALTLAGMVAATVLLHLAGIGIGWALRHANAWLPRAAGAAVVALGAALLSQAV; encoded by the coding sequence ATGCGCCACAACGCTTCCAAGACTCTTGCCCTCCTTGCCATGCTGCTGCCGCTCGCGGCCAGCGCCCACACCGGCGCCGACGGCGGCGTGCACCACGGTTTCGCCACCGGTTTTCTGCACCCGCTGACCGGCGCCGATCACCTGGCTGCCATGGTCGCGGTCGGCCTCTGGAGCGCGCTGGCCGCACGCCGTGCCTGGCCCGATCTGCTGTGGGCGCCGCTGGCTTTCGCGGGCATGCTGCTGGCCGGCGCGCTGATGGGGCTGGCGGGCATGCAGTTGCCGGCCGTCGAGCCGATGAGCGCGGCCTCGCTGCTGGTGCTGGGCCTGCTGGTGGCCACCCGCATCCACCTGCCTGCTGCGGCGGCTGCGGCGGTGGTCGGTGTGTTTGCCGTCTTCCACGGCGTGGCGCACGGCCAGGAACTCGCAAGCGAGCAAGGCGCGGCCCTGACGCTGGCCGGCATGGTGGCCGCCACCGTGCTGCTGCATCTCGCGGGCATCGGCATCGGCTGGGCGCTGCGCCATGCCAACGCGTGGCTGCCGCGCGCGGCAGGCGCCGCGGTGGTGGCGCTGGGCGCTGCGCTGCTCTCGCAGGCGGTCTGA
- a CDS encoding urease subunit beta: protein MIPGEFITDEGEHTLNPGRRTLTLVVQNTADRPIQVGSHYHFAETNGALGFDREAARGMRLNIASGAAVRFEPGQQRTVELVDFSGDRVVYGFRGLVQGKL from the coding sequence ATGATCCCCGGAGAATTCATTACCGACGAGGGCGAGCACACGCTCAACCCCGGCCGCCGCACGCTCACGCTGGTGGTGCAGAACACCGCCGACCGGCCGATCCAGGTCGGTTCGCACTATCACTTTGCCGAGACCAACGGCGCGCTCGGCTTCGACCGCGAGGCCGCGCGCGGCATGCGGCTCAACATTGCCTCTGGCGCGGCGGTGCGATTCGAACCGGGCCAGCAGCGCACGGTGGAACTGGTCGATTTTTCGGGCGACCGCGTCGTCTACGGCTTTCGCGGCCTCGTTCAAGGAAAGCTCTAA
- the ureC gene encoding urease subunit alpha: MATIGRRAYAEIFGPTVGDRVRLADTDLLIEVEADYTLRAGGYGEEVKFGGGKTIRDGMAQSQRTRDGKGTGPTAGGAVDTVLTNALILDHWGIVKADIGLKGGRIAAIGKAGNPDVQPGVDIVIGPGTEIISCEGNIVTAGGIDSHIHFICPQQIEEALASGVTTMLGGGTGPATGTFATTSTPGPWHIERMLQAADAFPMNLGFLGKGNASLPDALHEQIEAGVMGLKLHEDWGTTPSAISNCLDVADATDTQVAIHSDTLNESGFVENTIAAVGGRSICAFHTEGAGGGHAPDILRVVGEENFLPSSTNPTMPYTVNTLDEHVDMLMVCHHLDAGIAEDLAFAESRIRKETIAAEDVLHDLGAISMFSSDSQAMGRVGEVVLRCWQTAHKMKLQRGKLPEDNERNDNFRAKRYVAKYTINPAIAHGIAHEVGSLEVGKWADIVIWKAAFFGVKPFTLIKGGTIAMAAMGDPNASIPTPQPVHYRPMFGSYGGSLAKSSLTFVSQAGLAAGIKERYGLAKHLSAVKNIRNVRKKDLIHNSYAPKMEIDAQTYAVRADGHLLTCDPAVQLPLTQRYFLF; the protein is encoded by the coding sequence ATGGCAACGATCGGAAGGCGTGCATACGCCGAGATATTCGGCCCGACCGTGGGCGACCGGGTTCGTCTTGCGGACACCGATCTGCTGATCGAGGTCGAGGCCGACTACACGCTGCGCGCCGGCGGCTACGGCGAAGAAGTGAAGTTCGGCGGCGGCAAGACCATTCGCGACGGCATGGCGCAGTCGCAGCGCACGCGCGACGGCAAGGGCACCGGACCGACCGCCGGCGGCGCCGTCGACACCGTGCTGACCAATGCGCTCATCCTGGACCACTGGGGCATCGTCAAGGCCGACATCGGCCTGAAGGGTGGCCGCATCGCCGCCATCGGCAAGGCCGGCAATCCCGACGTTCAGCCGGGCGTGGACATCGTCATCGGCCCGGGCACCGAGATCATCAGCTGCGAAGGCAACATCGTCACGGCCGGCGGCATCGACAGCCACATCCACTTCATCTGCCCGCAGCAGATCGAAGAAGCGCTTGCTTCGGGCGTGACCACCATGCTCGGCGGCGGTACCGGCCCCGCCACTGGCACCTTTGCAACCACCTCGACTCCCGGCCCTTGGCACATCGAGCGCATGCTCCAGGCGGCCGACGCGTTCCCCATGAACCTGGGCTTCCTGGGCAAAGGCAACGCCAGCCTGCCCGATGCGCTGCACGAGCAGATCGAAGCGGGGGTCATGGGCCTGAAACTGCACGAAGACTGGGGCACCACGCCCTCGGCCATCAGCAACTGCCTGGACGTGGCCGACGCCACCGACACGCAGGTGGCAATCCACAGCGACACGCTCAACGAATCGGGCTTTGTCGAGAACACCATTGCCGCCGTGGGCGGCCGTTCGATCTGCGCCTTTCACACCGAAGGCGCGGGCGGCGGCCATGCGCCGGACATCCTGCGCGTGGTGGGCGAAGAAAACTTTCTCCCATCTTCCACCAACCCCACCATGCCCTACACCGTGAACACGCTCGACGAACACGTCGACATGCTCATGGTGTGCCACCACCTGGACGCCGGCATTGCCGAAGACCTGGCCTTTGCCGAGTCGCGCATCCGCAAGGAAACCATTGCCGCCGAAGACGTGCTGCACGACCTGGGCGCCATCAGCATGTTCAGCTCCGACAGCCAGGCCATGGGCCGTGTGGGCGAGGTGGTGCTGCGCTGCTGGCAAACGGCGCACAAGATGAAGCTGCAGCGCGGCAAGCTGCCGGAAGACAACGAGCGCAACGACAACTTCCGCGCCAAGCGCTACGTGGCCAAGTACACGATCAACCCCGCCATTGCGCACGGCATTGCGCACGAGGTGGGCTCGCTCGAAGTCGGCAAGTGGGCCGACATCGTCATCTGGAAGGCCGCCTTCTTCGGCGTGAAGCCCTTCACCCTAATCAAGGGCGGCACCATTGCGATGGCAGCCATGGGCGACCCCAACGCGTCCATTCCCACGCCGCAGCCGGTGCACTATCGCCCGATGTTCGGCAGCTATGGCGGCTCGCTCGCCAAAAGCTCGCTGACCTTCGTCTCGCAGGCCGGCCTGGCCGCGGGCATCAAGGAACGCTACGGCCTGGCCAAGCACCTCAGCGCAGTAAAGAACATCCGCAACGTGCGCAAGAAAGACCTGATCCACAACAGCTACGCGCCGAAGATGGAGATCGATGCGCAGACCTATGCCGTGCGCGCCGACGGGCACTTGCTGACCTGCGACCCGGCGGTGCAGTTGCCGCTGACGCAGCGCTACTTCCTGTTCTGA
- the ureE gene encoding urease accessory protein UreE: MLTANKLMPQGRGLAPVLLKRAATIELDWDVRQKSRFDATDSHGRQIGVFLPRGTAVRGGDVLVAEDGSLVRVIAAPQPVLRITHCTAHGTPFDLTRAAYHLGNRHVPIELKPDHLKIEPDHVLADMLRSMHLIVVAVEEAFEPEGGAYGSHEHSHGGGHSHDHAHDHGHSHSKSPKPLVLAPELLDDHDHG, from the coding sequence ATGCTCACCGCCAACAAACTCATGCCCCAGGGCCGGGGCCTTGCGCCCGTGCTACTCAAGCGCGCCGCCACCATCGAACTCGACTGGGACGTGCGCCAGAAAAGCCGCTTCGACGCCACCGATTCGCACGGCCGGCAGATCGGCGTGTTTCTGCCGCGCGGCACCGCAGTGCGCGGCGGCGACGTGCTGGTGGCGGAAGACGGCTCGCTGGTTCGCGTGATCGCCGCGCCGCAGCCGGTGCTGCGCATCACGCATTGCACGGCCCACGGCACTCCGTTCGACCTGACGCGCGCGGCCTATCACCTGGGCAACCGGCATGTGCCGATCGAGCTCAAGCCCGACCACCTGAAGATCGAGCCCGACCATGTGCTGGCCGACATGCTGCGCTCGATGCACCTGATCGTCGTTGCGGTCGAGGAAGCTTTCGAGCCTGAAGGCGGCGCCTATGGGTCGCATGAGCATTCGCATGGCGGTGGGCACAGTCATGACCATGCGCATGATCATGGTCATTCGCATTCGAAGAGTCCGAAGCCGCTCGTGCTTGCACCTGAGTTGCTTGACGATCACGACCATGGGTGA
- a CDS encoding urease accessory protein UreF — protein sequence MPDAQSLLQLIWLASPALPVGGFSYSEGVEAAVEWAGIDSESKAIEWLSDQLYLSFARGDLALVAQAIPAWREGDSARIRQLNEWVMTTRESAEFFLQTEQMGRSFVEWLKLHHDDTAAVFADLPASYPVAFAFAASRTGASVHDGCLAFAFGWAENMVAAAVKAVPLGQSAGQRILARLANEIPNAVERAMQLGDHERQAFAPLLAVLSARHETQYSRLFRS from the coding sequence ATGCCCGACGCACAAAGCCTCCTGCAGCTCATCTGGCTTGCCTCTCCCGCCCTCCCCGTAGGCGGCTTCTCCTATTCGGAAGGGGTTGAAGCAGCCGTCGAATGGGCCGGCATCGATTCAGAATCAAAAGCCATCGAGTGGCTCTCCGACCAGCTCTATCTGAGCTTCGCGCGCGGCGACCTTGCACTGGTAGCGCAAGCCATTCCGGCTTGGCGCGAAGGCGATTCAGCACGCATCCGGCAACTCAACGAGTGGGTGATGACCACTCGCGAATCGGCCGAGTTCTTTTTGCAGACTGAACAGATGGGCCGTTCCTTCGTCGAATGGCTCAAGCTGCACCACGACGACACCGCGGCCGTTTTTGCCGACCTGCCCGCGAGCTACCCCGTCGCCTTTGCCTTTGCCGCAAGCCGCACCGGTGCCTCAGTGCACGACGGCTGCCTTGCCTTCGCCTTCGGCTGGGCCGAGAACATGGTCGCCGCGGCAGTGAAAGCCGTTCCGCTCGGCCAAAGCGCGGGCCAGCGCATTCTTGCCCGCCTTGCGAACGAAATTCCGAACGCCGTCGAACGTGCCATGCAGCTCGGCGACCACGAGCGCCAGGCCTTCGCACCCCTCTTGGCCGTGCTGTCGGCACGCCATGAAACACAATACTCGCGCCTCTTCAGAAGCTGA
- the ureG gene encoding urease accessory protein UreG → MTSALHHIPHRTKKLPPLRVGIGGPVGSGKTTLLEMLCKAMRDKYDLVAITNDIYTKEDQRLLTVAGALPAERIMGVETGGCPHTAIREDASINLEAIDRMLEDFPDADVVFVESGGDNLAATFSPELSDLTIYVIDVAAGEKIPRKGGPGITKSDLFVINKTDLAPYVGANLDVMEQDTQRMRRQRPYVMTNLKTHTGVAEVVAFIEKRGMLTAA, encoded by the coding sequence ATGACCTCCGCCCTGCACCACATTCCTCATCGCACCAAGAAACTGCCTCCGCTGCGCGTGGGCATCGGCGGCCCCGTCGGCTCGGGCAAGACCACCCTGCTCGAAATGCTCTGCAAGGCTATGCGCGACAAGTACGACCTTGTCGCCATTACCAACGACATCTACACCAAGGAAGACCAGCGCCTGCTCACCGTGGCCGGCGCGTTGCCCGCCGAGCGCATCATGGGCGTGGAAACCGGCGGCTGCCCGCACACCGCCATCCGCGAAGATGCATCCATCAACCTGGAGGCCATCGACCGCATGCTCGAGGACTTTCCCGATGCCGACGTGGTGTTCGTCGAATCGGGCGGCGACAACCTTGCAGCCACCTTCAGCCCCGAGCTCTCGGACCTGACCATCTACGTGATCGACGTGGCGGCCGGCGAGAAGATTCCGCGCAAGGGCGGCCCCGGCATCACCAAGAGCGATTTGTTCGTCATCAACAAGACCGATCTCGCGCCGTACGTGGGCGCGAACCTCGACGTGATGGAGCAGGACACGCAGCGCATGCGCCGCCAGCGGCCGTACGTGATGACCAACCTCAAGACCCATACCGGCGTGGCCGAGGTGGTCGCCTTCATCGAGAAGCGCGGCATGCTCACCGCCGCCTGA
- a CDS encoding pyridoxamine 5'-phosphate oxidase family protein, which yields MTTTDEHAKLWDLIKDTRYGMLTHRHDDGQLHSHPLTTQSKNIDEGSTLYFFVPKNGDIARHVASDPSVNIAYANTDDDSYVSVTGRATLREDQDKKEALFNPAAKAWFPGGATDPNLALLAVEIVGAEYWDVKESKMVQLLKMAKAAITGNQPPSLGEHKKLDLG from the coding sequence ATGACCACCACCGACGAACACGCCAAGCTCTGGGACCTGATCAAGGACACCCGCTACGGCATGCTGACCCACCGCCACGACGACGGCCAGCTGCACAGCCATCCGCTCACCACACAGAGCAAGAACATCGACGAAGGCTCGACGCTCTACTTCTTCGTGCCCAAGAATGGCGACATCGCGCGCCATGTGGCAAGCGACCCCAGCGTGAACATCGCCTACGCCAACACCGACGACGACAGCTATGTGTCCGTGACGGGCCGCGCCACGCTGCGGGAAGACCAGGACAAGAAGGAAGCTCTTTTCAATCCCGCGGCCAAGGCTTGGTTTCCAGGCGGCGCGACCGATCCGAACCTGGCGCTGCTCGCGGTCGAGATCGTCGGCGCCGAATACTGGGACGTGAAGGAAAGCAAGATGGTGCAATTGCTGAAGATGGCCAAGGCGGCCATCACCGGCAATCAGCCGCCGTCGCTGGGCGAACACAAGAAGCTGGATCTCGGCTGA
- a CDS encoding universal stress protein → MYKRILVATDGSSLSDKAVDAAIDLALLARAELVSVTVTHLLPYGYFEGSMVMNQREIEASQEQVDNDAQRLVDAVRTTAAAKGVRSAQAIVIKSNQVAEAIISTAKNQQCDLIVMASHGRRSLARLLMGSETLHVLTHSHIPVLVLR, encoded by the coding sequence ATGTACAAGCGCATCCTCGTCGCAACCGATGGCTCTTCACTCTCCGACAAAGCGGTCGATGCCGCCATCGACCTGGCCTTGCTGGCGCGGGCCGAACTGGTGAGCGTGACAGTCACGCACCTGCTGCCCTATGGCTACTTCGAAGGCTCGATGGTGATGAACCAGCGCGAAATCGAAGCCTCGCAGGAACAGGTGGATAACGACGCCCAGCGTCTGGTAGATGCGGTGCGGACCACCGCGGCGGCCAAGGGCGTGCGCAGCGCTCAGGCCATCGTGATCAAGTCCAACCAGGTGGCCGAGGCCATCATCTCGACGGCCAAGAACCAGCAATGCGATCTGATCGTGATGGCCTCGCACGGCCGGCGCAGCCTTGCGCGCCTGCTGATGGGAAGTGAAACGCTGCATGTACTGACGCACTCGCACATCCCGGTGCTTGTGCTGCGGTAG